From a region of the Leptospira kmetyi serovar Malaysia str. Bejo-Iso9 genome:
- a CDS encoding lytic transglycosylase domain-containing protein: MKKFALTSLLIFIFGNLYANDDLKYLIKSYSLQKIHRIFRERNPGTESEVYALVRYHEEHPDGSRDKKFSYLVSLLKGRMVSSPGRQDLLEILNSPLPSTSVITKLSLWKLYEESSHRKILGKEELIGLLKKFPRENDPLSQNAIAEIFRIYYEAGMIQECLDFAKSFSDREQAELFSPMILYRYAKSLYKSGNTEKAESIFYSILEDPSVLASVKKFILEDLQVWKGHTFYSSLTPERAALFLPHLETSEKKHLISSKDLERVSFSKGEAFRNTARVLAAYEPEALPNFFRRNANLARSNPDFTAAMSRELTNQNFSGKALDLLNDAGAEKNDEILYSYARAYKKQGNKDLYFRNLIDSLEKSPTNLIRQDELIDLLTGNHENFLGDAYWKDALRKIPDLPVKGRLVYWYLRLLKKNGRTEELGTWLKSYYKHIPGSYYTRVIREEFQDEIAAFPLPSNPTWNKDNLFEYLSLTAGIPELSGKILGKDLDFATQAAAFQLNVRIDNAHSKIRGNRYLQSAKEYLEVGEMAHALSLVQRYKIGQGIGETEKEEILAALGEQTGTPYLTVFHTRALMKKEKLSDDVILLPSKLAGRIYPRPHRGLVASISQNVGIDEDIVYAIMRQESFFKENAISVSNARGLMQIMGPTGRELAKRMNLDSYSLFDPEVSIEMGARFLRYLVASNGNLQWASIAYNGGPGNLRKWKRNHYHGDFNHFLEELPVKEPRDYCRIVSSNYYNYQNLRKYKNL, encoded by the coding sequence ATGAAAAAATTCGCCCTGACCAGCCTACTCATCTTCATTTTCGGCAACCTTTACGCAAACGATGATCTCAAATACCTGATCAAATCCTACAGTCTTCAAAAAATCCATCGTATTTTTCGGGAAAGGAATCCGGGAACCGAATCCGAGGTCTACGCCTTGGTTCGTTATCACGAGGAACACCCCGACGGAAGCCGAGATAAAAAGTTTTCGTATCTGGTTTCTCTTCTCAAAGGGAGAATGGTTTCGTCTCCCGGAAGACAGGACCTTTTGGAAATTTTGAATTCTCCCCTGCCCTCGACCTCGGTCATCACGAAACTTTCGCTTTGGAAACTCTACGAGGAAAGTTCCCACAGAAAAATTCTCGGCAAGGAAGAATTGATCGGCTTACTCAAGAAATTTCCGAGGGAAAACGATCCGCTGAGTCAGAACGCGATCGCGGAAATTTTCAGAATTTATTACGAAGCGGGGATGATCCAGGAATGTCTGGACTTCGCCAAAAGTTTTTCCGATCGGGAACAAGCCGAATTATTCTCGCCTATGATTTTGTATCGTTATGCGAAATCGCTCTATAAATCCGGGAACACCGAAAAAGCCGAGTCGATCTTTTATTCGATCCTGGAAGATCCGTCCGTTCTCGCTTCGGTCAAAAAATTCATTCTCGAAGACCTTCAGGTTTGGAAGGGTCATACGTTTTATTCTTCCCTGACTCCCGAACGCGCGGCGCTTTTTCTTCCTCATCTTGAAACTTCGGAAAAAAAACATCTGATCTCTTCCAAGGACTTGGAACGGGTTTCCTTTTCCAAAGGAGAAGCGTTCCGCAACACGGCCCGCGTTTTAGCGGCGTACGAACCCGAAGCGCTTCCGAACTTCTTTCGCCGCAACGCGAATTTAGCGAGATCCAATCCGGACTTCACCGCCGCGATGTCGAGAGAACTCACCAACCAGAATTTTTCCGGGAAGGCGCTCGATTTGTTAAACGACGCGGGCGCGGAAAAAAACGACGAGATTCTTTACAGCTACGCGAGGGCGTATAAAAAACAGGGAAACAAGGATCTATATTTCAGAAATCTAATAGACTCTTTGGAAAAAAGTCCCACGAATTTAATCAGACAAGACGAATTGATCGATCTTCTCACCGGCAACCACGAAAACTTTTTGGGCGACGCGTATTGGAAGGACGCGCTTCGAAAGATTCCGGATCTTCCGGTCAAGGGAAGACTCGTGTATTGGTATCTTCGTCTTTTAAAAAAGAACGGAAGAACCGAAGAACTTGGGACGTGGCTCAAGTCGTATTACAAACATATCCCGGGTTCGTATTATACGCGCGTGATCCGCGAAGAATTTCAAGACGAGATCGCGGCCTTTCCTCTTCCTTCCAATCCGACTTGGAACAAGGACAACCTTTTCGAATACCTTTCCTTGACCGCGGGGATTCCCGAACTTTCGGGAAAAATTCTCGGGAAGGATTTGGACTTTGCGACTCAGGCCGCCGCGTTTCAACTGAACGTCCGCATCGACAACGCGCATTCTAAAATTCGTGGGAACCGTTATCTGCAATCGGCGAAAGAATATTTGGAAGTCGGCGAGATGGCCCACGCTCTTTCTTTGGTGCAAAGATATAAGATCGGGCAAGGAATCGGAGAAACCGAAAAGGAAGAAATTCTCGCGGCGCTCGGCGAACAAACCGGAACTCCTTATCTCACCGTCTTTCACACGAGAGCGTTGATGAAAAAAGAAAAACTCAGCGACGACGTCATTCTTCTTCCCTCCAAACTCGCGGGGAGAATTTATCCGAGACCGCACAGAGGCCTTGTCGCTTCCATTTCCCAAAACGTGGGAATCGATGAGGACATCGTTTACGCGATCATGCGTCAGGAATCCTTCTTTAAGGAAAACGCGATTTCGGTTTCCAACGCGAGAGGTTTGATGCAGATCATGGGTCCCACCGGAAGGGAACTCGCCAAAAGAATGAACTTGGATTCTTATTCCCTTTTTGATCCCGAGGTTTCGATCGAAATGGGCGCGCGGTTTCTACGTTATCTCGTCGCGTCCAATGGAAATCTTCAGTGGGCTTCGATCGCCTACAACGGAGGTCCGGGAAATCTTCGCAAATGGAAACGAAATCATTACCACGGGGACTTCAATCATTTCTTGGAAGAACTTCCCGTAAAGGAACCTAGGGATTATTGTAGAATCGTGAGTTCGAACTATTACAACTATCAGAACTTGCGGAAGTATAAGAATCTTTAA
- a CDS encoding citrate synthase, giving the protein MAEVAILKIDGKEYELPIIVGTENEKAVDISKLRQQTGYVTLDNGYLNTGACTSAVTFLDGELGILRYRGIPIEQLAENSTFTEVAYLLIYGKLPSDAELKRWNEELTMHTLIHEDLKRLYNGFPKDGHPMAIMSSMIGSLSTYYQDSYDPENAEHRHISMIRLLAKFPTIAAFAYKKSIGQPTIHPLNSLDYCANFMNMMFSVPSEEYKIDPEIVKALNLLLILHADHEQNCSTSTVRLVGSSLANLYGAISAGICALWGPRHGGANQEVLEMLQEIQASGLPVKKIVEKAKDKNDSFRLSGFGHRVYKNFDPRAKIIKKACDSVLKRLGVQDSLLDIAKELEETALHDPYFVERKLYPNVDFYSGIIYRALGIPVNMFTVMFAMGRLPGWIAQWKEMIESQDMKIGRPRQIYTGATETSYKEAKKKA; this is encoded by the coding sequence ATGGCCGAGGTAGCAATTCTGAAGATCGACGGGAAGGAATACGAACTCCCGATCATCGTAGGCACCGAAAACGAAAAGGCAGTCGATATTTCCAAACTCCGTCAACAGACGGGATACGTAACACTGGACAACGGATACTTAAACACCGGAGCTTGTACGAGCGCGGTCACCTTTCTCGACGGAGAACTCGGCATATTAAGATACAGAGGAATTCCGATCGAACAACTCGCGGAAAATTCCACATTCACCGAAGTCGCCTATTTACTGATCTACGGAAAACTTCCGTCCGACGCGGAACTCAAACGCTGGAACGAAGAACTTACGATGCACACATTGATCCACGAGGATCTCAAACGTCTTTACAACGGATTTCCGAAAGACGGTCACCCGATGGCGATCATGTCTTCGATGATCGGTTCTCTTTCCACTTACTACCAGGATTCTTACGATCCCGAAAACGCGGAACACAGACATATCTCCATGATCCGTCTTCTCGCGAAGTTTCCTACGATCGCGGCGTTCGCGTATAAAAAATCCATCGGGCAACCTACGATTCATCCGTTGAACAGCCTCGACTACTGCGCGAACTTCATGAACATGATGTTCTCCGTTCCGAGCGAAGAATACAAGATCGATCCTGAAATCGTAAAAGCTCTCAACCTTCTCCTCATCCTGCACGCGGATCACGAACAAAACTGTTCCACGTCTACGGTGCGTTTGGTGGGTTCCTCTTTGGCGAACCTCTACGGCGCGATCTCCGCGGGAATCTGTGCTCTTTGGGGACCAAGACACGGTGGAGCAAACCAAGAAGTTCTCGAAATGCTCCAAGAGATCCAGGCGAGCGGACTTCCAGTGAAGAAAATCGTGGAAAAAGCGAAGGACAAAAACGATTCCTTCCGTCTTTCCGGATTCGGTCACAGGGTTTATAAGAATTTCGATCCTCGCGCGAAGATCATCAAAAAGGCCTGCGACAGCGTGCTGAAAAGACTCGGCGTTCAGGATTCTTTATTAGATATTGCTAAAGAACTGGAAGAGACCGCTTTGCACGATCCTTACTTCGTGGAAAGAAAGTTGTATCCGAACGTGGACTTCTACTCCGGTATCATCTATCGCGCGCTCGGAATTCCGGTGAACATGTTTACCGTGATGTTCGCGATGGGACGTCTTCCCGGTTGGATCGCACAGTGGAAAGAAATGATCGAATCGCAAGATATGAAAATCGGTCGCCCGAGACAGATCTACACAGGAGCGACGGAAACATCTTACAAAGAGGCCAAGAAAAAAGCCTGA
- a CDS encoding class I SAM-dependent rRNA methyltransferase, which translates to MNRKSELSIQRKHPWVFSGNLSTATTAFSNGQWLNLVSTENEPVATGIYASAGLVRIRVIQFSPSFSKEKIRENLVSALQRRSSLRSETNAYRILHGENDFFPGITIDRIAQTWVVRIYSSSLLAYGRWLVWNLYDICKNSKLEEPQPKRILFDPPEKTGEDKIVAANTASADVALAKTPEGAKRRETRLWRGNTQLPSLRIRETIRLGDLRFPVELPGQKGGIFLDLRNLRRFLLEKKELSAGRDCLHLFSHTGLTSICMDAAGARSVLSVDGSKEALDSFQRVLSIRKNETRCEHRFVQKNLFQELEDVLQNKTFGLIVIDPPNLTPDAKSKKNALKSYSYLFANALGSLQESGTIILCSCSGRITSEELETLAKNILKTKGISFERFTSLKPESDHPVRKNFPEGNYFKVHIYENCKKN; encoded by the coding sequence CTGAACCGGAAGAGCGAACTTTCCATTCAACGTAAACATCCCTGGGTCTTTAGCGGAAATCTTTCCACAGCGACTACGGCCTTTTCCAACGGTCAATGGTTGAATCTTGTCTCCACCGAAAACGAACCCGTAGCCACGGGAATCTATGCAAGCGCCGGACTTGTTCGAATCCGAGTGATTCAATTTTCGCCTTCCTTTTCCAAAGAAAAAATACGGGAGAATTTAGTCTCCGCTCTTCAAAGAAGATCTTCTCTTCGATCGGAAACGAACGCGTATCGTATCCTGCACGGAGAAAACGATTTTTTTCCGGGAATCACGATCGATCGAATCGCACAAACCTGGGTCGTTCGGATTTATTCTTCTTCGTTGCTCGCGTACGGAAGATGGCTCGTTTGGAATCTGTATGATATATGCAAAAATTCTAAATTAGAAGAACCGCAACCGAAACGGATCCTGTTCGATCCTCCCGAAAAAACGGGGGAAGATAAGATCGTCGCAGCTAACACGGCTTCAGCCGATGTCGCATTAGCAAAAACGCCGGAAGGCGCAAAACGGCGCGAAACACGGCTTTGGCGGGGGAATACGCAACTTCCGTCGCTTCGCATTCGGGAAACGATCCGACTCGGAGATCTGCGTTTTCCGGTCGAACTCCCCGGACAAAAGGGAGGAATCTTTTTGGATCTGAGAAATCTTCGTAGATTTCTTTTGGAAAAAAAAGAATTGAGCGCCGGCCGAGATTGTCTTCATCTTTTTTCACATACCGGACTGACTTCGATTTGTATGGATGCTGCCGGCGCTCGTTCGGTCTTATCCGTGGACGGATCCAAGGAAGCCCTCGATTCTTTTCAAAGAGTTTTGAGCATTCGAAAAAACGAAACAAGATGCGAACATAGATTCGTACAAAAAAACCTATTCCAAGAATTGGAAGACGTTCTCCAAAACAAAACCTTCGGGCTCATCGTAATCGATCCGCCCAATCTTACGCCGGACGCAAAGTCCAAAAAAAACGCGCTCAAATCCTATTCTTATCTGTTCGCAAACGCGCTCGGTTCCTTACAAGAATCGGGAACGATCATTCTTTGTTCTTGTTCGGGGAGAATCACTTCCGAAGAATTGGAAACTCTGGCAAAGAATATTCTCAAAACGAAGGGAATCTCCTTCGAACGATTTACGAGTTTAAAACCGGAATCGGATCATCCGGTAAGAAAGAACTTTCCGGAAGGAAATTATTTTAAGGTACATATCTATGAAAACTGTAAAAAGAACTGA
- a CDS encoding class I SAM-dependent methyltransferase, with the protein MKTVKRTESPSLDGSYVLIDSGDFRKLEQIGPYTIIRPSPVSAWPATKPNLWKNVHGEYVRSDKGGGSWTWNKKVEEEFYIQILEYSIKIKFTPFGHLGIFAEQLENWKKIQKLSSGLKKEEEVLNLFAYSGISTLAVLDGGASACHLDSSKGMVDWARDNANASGLADKKVRWMVEDVLKFLKREIKRGKDYRGFILDPPTFGRGASGEVFKIEKDLPELMDLLMQLCDGKPDFIVLTCHSTGFSPLALQRILEGRIRNRGKFHLGELSIPEESGRLYPAGSNCIYVSERLSL; encoded by the coding sequence ATGAAAACTGTAAAAAGAACTGAAAGTCCGAGTCTCGACGGATCGTACGTGTTGATCGACTCCGGCGACTTTCGAAAACTCGAACAAATCGGACCTTATACGATCATACGCCCCTCCCCCGTTTCCGCTTGGCCCGCCACAAAACCGAACCTCTGGAAAAACGTTCACGGAGAATACGTCCGCTCCGACAAAGGCGGCGGCTCTTGGACCTGGAACAAAAAGGTAGAAGAGGAATTTTATATTCAAATATTAGAATATTCTATTAAAATCAAGTTTACTCCGTTCGGTCATCTCGGGATTTTCGCGGAACAACTCGAAAACTGGAAAAAGATCCAGAAACTTTCCTCCGGTCTAAAAAAAGAAGAAGAGGTCCTGAATCTTTTCGCATATTCCGGAATTTCAACGCTCGCCGTTTTGGACGGAGGCGCTTCCGCTTGTCATTTGGATTCTTCCAAAGGAATGGTGGATTGGGCCCGGGACAACGCGAACGCATCCGGTCTCGCGGACAAAAAAGTCCGTTGGATGGTCGAAGACGTTTTGAAATTTTTAAAACGCGAAATCAAACGCGGGAAAGATTATCGGGGATTCATTCTCGATCCGCCGACCTTCGGAAGAGGAGCCAGCGGAGAAGTTTTTAAGATCGAAAAGGATCTTCCCGAGTTAATGGATCTTTTGATGCAACTCTGCGACGGCAAACCGGACTTTATCGTTTTGACCTGTCATTCCACGGGCTTCAGCCCTTTGGCTTTGCAAAGAATTTTGGAGGGAAGAATCCGCAACCGAGGCAAGTTTCATTTGGGCGAACTTTCCATTCCCGAAGAAAGCGGAAGACTTTATCCCGCCGGTTCGAATTGTATCTACGTATCGGAGAGACTTTCGCTTTGA
- a CDS encoding TrmH family RNA methyltransferase: protein MYLRIGETFALNEEKDIAFLEITSFSNEKLKNISNLKEKKHRESSGLFFIEGYREILRAQKSGKVRFQNLLYSPECFLGENEFSLIRSIGAKNIRVPKKVFEKISYRDRPDGLIATAQFFSTGLDAFQKESTAFKNSKPILVIEGVEKPGNLGTILRTAEGAGFHTVLVADPRLDLFNPNVIRASTGALFTLDVYLGETEAIYEILKNQNYRTLAVTPEAKKLYFDADLKGRIALVFGSEQYGLSSYARSHSDEYLSLPMFGEADSLNLAMSAGIVMYEVIRQGNGSAPK, encoded by the coding sequence TTGTATCTACGTATCGGAGAGACTTTCGCTTTGAACGAAGAAAAGGACATTGCGTTTTTGGAAATCACCAGCTTCTCGAATGAGAAGTTGAAGAATATTTCCAACCTAAAGGAAAAAAAACACAGAGAATCCTCGGGACTTTTTTTTATCGAGGGTTATCGTGAAATTCTAAGGGCGCAAAAATCCGGTAAGGTTCGTTTTCAGAATCTGTTATATTCTCCCGAATGTTTTTTGGGGGAAAACGAATTCTCTCTCATTCGTTCCATCGGAGCGAAGAACATCCGCGTTCCGAAAAAAGTTTTCGAAAAAATTTCGTATCGGGATCGACCCGACGGTTTGATCGCGACAGCGCAATTTTTCTCGACGGGTCTGGATGCGTTTCAAAAAGAATCGACTGCATTCAAAAATTCTAAACCGATTCTCGTGATCGAAGGCGTGGAAAAACCCGGAAATCTCGGAACGATCCTTAGAACCGCGGAAGGCGCGGGTTTTCACACGGTCCTTGTGGCCGATCCTCGTCTGGATCTGTTCAATCCGAACGTAATCCGCGCGTCCACGGGAGCGCTTTTTACCCTCGACGTTTATCTCGGGGAAACGGAGGCGATCTACGAAATTCTTAAGAATCAAAATTATAGAACGTTAGCCGTAACACCCGAGGCGAAAAAACTTTATTTCGACGCCGATCTAAAAGGCAGAATCGCGTTGGTGTTCGGTTCGGAACAATACGGTCTTTCGTCCTATGCGAGAAGTCATTCCGACGAATATTTATCCCTTCCGATGTTCGGAGAAGCCGATTCTTTGAATCTGGCCATGTCCGCGGGAATCGTTATGTATGAAGTGATTCGTCAAGGAAACGGCTCCGCTCCAAAATGA
- a CDS encoding arabinose kinase, with the protein MKITYYVSGHGFGHISRSMEIILYLLRSFPDLEVDLVTVREEFLSTLSLNEEDSKNTERLHIRKKTVDVGMIQRDSLSIDIRATEENLEKFNLEKSYIQISEIEACLDFETDLIISDSASLPFMVADKIKIPSLFVGNFTWDFIYSGYAKESSVFEQAAQTLFEEYYHATFGLILPFACPAQSLAEQKQIGLVGRRPHLDKKAAKDHFGFSDDRIHLLFSFGAYGVETSHFHWEEFDSDRYSIVLSGTDFDLMQIPKKQRNGILKLSNVHYPDLLTACDFVITKPGYGILSEAVYSKTPVLYTDRGDFPEVPFLHNSLREEIPSAHISNEDLFSFRFDSAIRATNSWNGNPSPWFERDGREDVRHAVSVFLKLI; encoded by the coding sequence ATGAAAATCACCTATTATGTCAGCGGTCACGGCTTCGGGCATATCAGCCGATCGATGGAGATCATTCTCTATCTGCTTCGCAGTTTTCCGGACCTGGAAGTCGATCTTGTTACGGTTCGGGAAGAATTCTTATCCACACTTTCTTTAAACGAAGAAGATTCCAAAAACACGGAGCGTTTGCACATACGCAAGAAAACCGTCGACGTCGGAATGATCCAAAGAGATTCTTTGTCGATCGACATACGCGCTACGGAAGAAAATCTCGAAAAATTCAATTTAGAAAAATCGTATATTCAAATTTCGGAAATCGAAGCCTGTCTTGATTTCGAAACCGATCTGATTATCTCCGACTCGGCTTCTCTTCCGTTTATGGTCGCGGATAAGATCAAGATTCCTTCCCTTTTTGTGGGAAATTTCACCTGGGATTTTATCTATTCGGGTTATGCAAAAGAATCTTCCGTGTTCGAACAGGCGGCGCAGACCTTGTTCGAAGAATACTATCACGCGACGTTCGGTTTGATTCTCCCTTTTGCTTGTCCTGCGCAGTCTCTCGCGGAACAAAAACAAATCGGCTTAGTCGGCCGAAGACCGCATCTTGACAAAAAGGCGGCGAAGGACCATTTCGGTTTTTCGGATGATCGAATTCATTTGTTGTTTTCTTTCGGCGCTTACGGAGTCGAAACCTCTCATTTTCACTGGGAAGAATTCGATTCGGATCGTTATTCAATCGTTCTTTCGGGCACCGATTTCGATTTGATGCAGATTCCTAAAAAGCAGAGAAACGGTATTTTAAAACTTTCTAATGTTCATTATCCAGATCTTTTGACCGCTTGCGATTTCGTGATTACGAAGCCGGGCTACGGCATCTTGAGCGAAGCCGTTTATTCGAAAACTCCGGTTCTTTATACGGATCGAGGCGATTTTCCGGAGGTTCCCTTTCTTCATAACAGTTTGAGGGAGGAGATTCCATCGGCTCATATTTCCAACGAGGATTTGTTTTCGTTTCGTTTTGATTCTGCAATTCGTGCTACGAATTCTTGGAACGGAAATCCTTCTCCCTGGTTTGAAAGGGACGGCCGCGAAGACGTTCGGCACGCCGTTTCCGTTTTTTTGAAGTTGATTTAG
- a CDS encoding DUF1564 domain-containing protein, with protein MGVLLLNSNYEIRSTLQERKSNVVTLLVPESTLLRYSVRERRNLPKKIPALLRRYSKFLSATKRLGNKAGKTLYQPSPGKLKMKKINVRLSTGSWALFGALAQVHGVSRCFLFNYLLSLEDSGVGDSIVSVMNEGGPTFHKNYKYILDLDLLNNSITRSLRCDPHDTFYVLDYRDWYDF; from the coding sequence ATGGGCGTTTTATTGTTAAATTCGAATTACGAAATTCGATCCACTCTTCAGGAAAGAAAAAGCAACGTCGTCACGCTTCTCGTTCCCGAATCTACGTTGCTCCGTTATTCCGTTCGGGAGCGGCGAAATCTCCCGAAAAAAATTCCGGCTTTGTTACGGAGATATTCTAAATTTCTTTCTGCGACGAAGCGATTGGGGAATAAAGCCGGTAAGACCTTGTATCAACCGAGTCCCGGAAAACTAAAAATGAAGAAGATCAACGTTCGGTTGAGCACGGGAAGTTGGGCTTTGTTCGGCGCTCTGGCTCAGGTGCACGGGGTTTCTCGTTGTTTTCTTTTTAATTATCTGTTGTCGTTGGAGGATTCGGGAGTCGGAGATTCTATCGTGAGTGTTATGAATGAAGGAGGTCCTACCTTTCACAAGAACTACAAATACATCCTGGACCTCGATCTTTTAAACAACAGCATCACAAGGAGCTTACGATGCGACCCGCACGACACATTCTACGTGTTGGACTACAGAGATTGGTACGATTTCTAA
- the mdoH gene encoding glucans biosynthesis glucosyltransferase MdoH, with protein MNVFEKEAGHWIDSKTLSYRRLTFGGLVFFFVIIGVFLEVQFLSFQSISPFEWATLILFCVLFPIICFGAATALIGFFQKLRGGDPLSISRILEKQDMIGKEFPPVAVVMPIHCEDVSRIFAGVELMMDQIAQSGLAQNTDFFILSDTSDPNLWALEEKAFSILSGKPSNQGRIYYRKRRVNLNRKSGNIADFCRRWGKRYKYMIILDADSIVTGECMKNLILLMEKTPNAGIIQTVPEVIEAKSVFQKLSAFGAWVGNSVFGAGSYFWQLRSGPFWGHNAIIRLQPFMKYCGLPGLPGESAIGGKILSHDTIEAALFRKAGYGVWFATDLKGSYEEAPPNILEALKRDNRWCQGNLQHFWFLFGGKLRFSSRLQILLGIFSYFSSPLWALLLISSSLTTIEDVDFFRLALLPEDWIAFRDDLYLPVAYTLQGYTLLILFLPRIVSFLEVSLFRRKEWGFSFISWIVSFFLEFLHSVLTAPVYMVQYTRFILLTFFNRKIEWGPQNRDASLGPDLRSLAIAILPASFYGLGIGIWMFATYPILFFWFLPLLLGWIFAYPIALFTSYIPKSKSDSFGILSNPPELRENRLLQTLRSFEAEYSRRIGNSDNRKGIFLCIVDPSLNEFHLSRLRKRSSDSPVRKNYLKNLTAKLKTEGPSSFKNQELLRILWDHDSMADLHFWLWTADVRRLPSWWKNSFAEYKRKVLLSEVDSGVVGVGPGSVVDRGI; from the coding sequence TTGAACGTTTTTGAAAAAGAAGCGGGTCATTGGATCGATTCGAAAACCTTGAGTTATCGAAGACTGACCTTCGGAGGATTGGTTTTCTTTTTCGTAATCATCGGAGTTTTTTTAGAAGTTCAATTCTTATCCTTTCAATCGATCAGCCCGTTCGAATGGGCCACTTTGATTTTATTCTGCGTTTTGTTTCCGATTATTTGTTTCGGCGCGGCCACGGCGCTCATAGGTTTTTTCCAGAAGCTCAGGGGAGGAGATCCCCTGAGTATTTCTAGAATATTAGAAAAACAGGATATGATCGGGAAAGAATTCCCGCCCGTGGCCGTGGTCATGCCGATTCATTGCGAGGACGTTTCGCGGATCTTCGCCGGCGTCGAGTTGATGATGGATCAGATCGCCCAAAGCGGTCTCGCACAAAACACAGATTTTTTTATACTATCCGATACATCCGATCCCAATCTTTGGGCCTTGGAAGAAAAGGCGTTTTCGATTCTTAGCGGAAAACCTTCGAACCAGGGAAGAATCTATTACCGCAAAAGAAGAGTAAATCTGAACAGGAAGTCCGGTAACATCGCCGACTTCTGCAGAAGATGGGGTAAACGATACAAATACATGATCATCCTGGACGCGGACAGCATCGTCACGGGAGAATGTATGAAAAATTTAATATTGTTGATGGAGAAAACCCCGAACGCGGGGATCATTCAAACTGTTCCCGAGGTGATCGAAGCCAAGTCCGTCTTTCAAAAGCTTTCCGCGTTCGGGGCCTGGGTCGGAAATTCGGTTTTCGGAGCCGGTTCTTATTTTTGGCAATTACGTTCGGGACCGTTTTGGGGACACAATGCGATCATTCGACTCCAGCCGTTTATGAAATACTGCGGGCTTCCCGGTTTACCCGGCGAAAGCGCCATCGGCGGAAAGATATTGAGTCATGATACGATCGAAGCCGCGTTGTTCAGAAAGGCGGGATACGGGGTTTGGTTCGCGACGGATCTAAAAGGTTCTTATGAAGAGGCTCCGCCTAACATATTAGAGGCGTTAAAAAGAGACAATCGTTGGTGTCAGGGAAATCTTCAGCACTTTTGGTTTTTGTTCGGGGGCAAGTTGAGATTTTCGAGCAGGCTTCAGATTCTTCTCGGAATTTTTTCGTATTTCAGTTCTCCGCTTTGGGCCTTGTTATTGATTTCCTCCTCGTTGACCACTATCGAGGACGTGGACTTTTTCAGGTTGGCGCTTTTACCCGAGGACTGGATCGCCTTCCGGGACGATCTGTATCTTCCGGTCGCATATACATTACAAGGTTATACTTTACTCATATTGTTTTTGCCGAGAATCGTTTCCTTTTTGGAGGTTTCACTTTTTCGTAGGAAAGAATGGGGATTCTCCTTTATTTCCTGGATCGTTTCGTTCTTTTTGGAATTTCTGCATTCCGTTTTGACCGCGCCGGTATATATGGTTCAATATACGAGATTCATTCTTCTTACGTTCTTCAATCGTAAAATAGAATGGGGTCCTCAGAACAGAGACGCCTCCTTGGGACCGGACTTGAGATCTTTGGCGATCGCGATTTTGCCCGCTTCGTTCTACGGTTTGGGAATCGGGATTTGGATGTTTGCGACGTATCCGATTTTATTCTTTTGGTTTTTGCCTTTGTTGCTCGGTTGGATTTTCGCTTACCCGATCGCATTATTTACTTCTTATATTCCAAAAAGTAAAAGTGATTCGTTCGGTATTCTTTCCAATCCTCCGGAGTTACGGGAGAATCGTCTTTTACAAACGTTGCGTTCTTTCGAGGCCGAATATTCTCGACGGATCGGGAACTCCGATAATCGTAAGGGGATTTTTCTTTGTATCGTGGATCCTTCTTTGAACGAATTTCATCTTTCCAGGCTACGAAAGCGTAGTTCGGATTCTCCCGTTCGAAAAAATTATCTGAAGAATCTTACCGCTAAACTGAAAACGGAAGGGCCTTCTTCGTTTAAGAATCAGGAATTGCTCCGAATTCTATGGGATCATGATAGTATGGCTGATTTGCATTTTTGGTTATGGACGGCGGACGTGCGGAGGCTTCCTTCCTGGTGGAAAAATTCTTTCGCGGAGTATAAGCGCAAGGTTTTGTTAAGCGAAGTTGATTCGGGGGTCGTCGGCGTCGGTCCAGGTTCCGTCGTCGATCGCGGAATTTAG